In Carya illinoinensis cultivar Pawnee chromosome 7, C.illinoinensisPawnee_v1, whole genome shotgun sequence, the following are encoded in one genomic region:
- the LOC122315038 gene encoding ent-copalyl diphosphate synthase 1-like isoform X1, which produces MHPLAGISWELASVRLLPSPFKCIHFRYLPLHSKTEAYSIMSSHSNLYLLLSPAVIPACCIIPPPRSSLSFEACVWSFGAKDKRVNFDSPLRCSAISKPRIQDVFRNGLPVIKWPEIVEDDIERETDLEVLSTILKVSTSNHIQKRVDSIKSMLGSMEDGEISISAYDTAWVALVQDVNGSGLPQFPSSLQWIANNQLPDGSWGDSEIFFAYDRIINTLACVVALKSWNILPEKCEKGISFLKEKICKLEYENDEHMPIGFEVAFPSLLEIARSLDIEVPFDSPALQDIYAKRNIKLTRIPREIMHKVPTTLLHSLEGMPGLDWEKLLKLQSQDGSFLFSPSSTAFALMQTKDKNCLRYLKKAVQRFNGGVPNVYPVDLFEHIWAVDRLQRLGISSYFKPEIKECVNYVYRYWTDKGICWARNSEVYDIDDTAMGFRLLRLHGHQVSANVFQHFEKGGEFFCFSGQSTQAVTGMFNLYRASQVLFPGEKILENAKQFSSNFLREKQAANELFDKWIIMKDLPSEVGYALQIPWYASLPRVETRFYIEQYGGEDDVWIGKTLYRMPYVNNKTYVELAKLDYNDCQALHRLEWDIIQKWYSECNLGDFGVSRRTTLFVYFLAAASIFEPERSKERLAWAKTTALVEAIACHFREKEMRTAFLHEFRNHSHPRDYMIMGIRSRSNIITKKITAGQALVGILLETLRHLSLEAVVAHGQDISHHLRQAWEKWLLEWHREGDRHEGEAELLAHTINLTSGRSVWEEILSHPQYKRLSSLINRVYCKLCSYQKHKVQEINGSHSTSLYANMSMITTPEIESDMQELVQLVLQNSADDIDSDIKQTFLALAKSFYYAAYCDHGTINIHIAKVLFERVV; this is translated from the exons ATGCACCCATTAGCGGGAATATCTTGGGAACTCGCTTCTGTCCGCTTGCTTCCCTCTCCTTTTAAATGCATCCACTTCCGATACCTTCCTCTCCACAGCAAAACAGAAGCATATAGCATCATGTCCTCGCACTCGAACCTTTATCTCCTCCTCTCTCCGGCAGTAATTCCGGCCTGCTGCATCATCCCACCTCCAAGATCTTCCTTATCCTTCGAGGCCT GTGTCTGGTCATTCGGGGCTAAAGACAAACGAGTTAACTTTGATTCTCCCTTGAGATGCAGCGCAATATCCAAGCCTCGGATTCAAG ACGTGTTTCGAAATGGTCTGCCAGTCATAAAGTGGCCAGAGATTGTGGAGGATGACATAGAGAGGGAAACTGATCTTGAGGTGCTTTCAACGATT TTAAAGGTTTCTACATCAAATCATATACAGAAACGTGTGGATTCCATCAAGTCGATGTTGGGCTCCATGGAAGATGGAGAAATCAGCATTTCGGCTTATGACACAGCCTGGGTTGCTCTAGTACAAGATGTTAATGGAAGTGGTCTTCCTCAGTTCCCATCTAGCCTTCAGTGGATTGCCAACAATCAGCTTCCAGATGGGTCATGGGGAGATAGTGAGATTTTCTTTGCTTATGATCGGATAATCAACACGTTAGCCTGCGTTGTTGCTTTAAAATCATGGAATATTCTTCCTGAAAAGTGCGAGAAAG gaatttcatttttaaaagaaaaaatatgtaagCTTGAATATGAGAATGATGAGCACATGCCCATTGGATTTGAAGTTGCTTTCCCTTCACTTCTGGAGATTGCTCGAAGTTTAGACATTGAAGTACCTTTTGATTCTCCAGCCTTGCAAGATATCTATGCAAAGAGAAACATAAAGCTCACAAG GATACCAAGGGAAATCATGCACAAAGTGCCCACAACTCTACTCCATAGCTTGGAAGGAATGCCAGGCCTGGACTGGGAAAAGCTTCTTAAACTGCAGTCCCAAGATGGGTCGTTCTTGTTCTCTCCATCCTCCACTGCCTTTGCACTCATGCAGACCAAGGACAAaaattgtttgagatatttaaaaaaagcaGTCCAGAGGTTTAATGGGGGAG TCCCCAATGTGTATCCAGTGGACTTGTTTGAGCACATCTGGGCCGTGGATCGGTTGCAGCGCCTCGGAATTTCGTCATATTTTAAGCCAGAGATTAAGGAATGTGTTAATTATGTTTACAg ATATTGGACCGACAAAGGCATTTGCTGGGCGAGAAATTCAGAGGTTTATGACATTGACGACACTGCCATGGGATTCAGGTTACTCAGATTGCATGGCCACCAAGTTTCCGCTA ATGTGTTTCAGCATTTTGAGAAAGGTGGCGAGTTCTTCTGCTTTTCCGGGCAGTCTACACAGGCCGTGACCGGAATGTTTAACCTGTACAGGGCTTCTCAAGTGCTATTTCCGGGAGAGAAGATCCTCGAGAATGCAAAGCAATTCTCATCCAACTTCTTGCGAGAAAAACAAGCTGCAAACGAGCTCTTCGACAAATGGATCATAATGAAGGACTTACCTAGCGAG GTAGGGTACGCACTGCAAATCCCTTGGTATGCAAGCTTACCTCGCGTGGAGACCAGATTTTACATTGAACAGTATGGTGGCGAAGATGATGTTTGGATCGGCAAGACCCTTtacag GATGCCGTATGTGAACAATAAAACCTATGTGGAGCTCGCAAAACTAGACTACAACGATTGCCAAGCCTTGCATCGACTGGAATGGGATATTATTCAGAA GTGGTACTCAGAATGTAATCTTGGAGACTTTGGAGTAAGCAGAAGAACaactctctttgtttattttctggCAGCAGCCAGTATTTTCGAACCGGAAAGGTCGAAAGAACGGCTTGCATGGGCTAAAACCACAGCCTTGGTGGAGGCAATCGCATGTCATTTTCGTGAGAAAGAAATGCGGACAGCCTTCCTGCATGAATTCAGAAACCACTCTCATCCTCGAGACTACATGATAATGGGAATTAG ATCAAGGTCCAATATTATTACAAAGAAGATCACTGCAGGGCAGGCACTCGTCGGGATATTGCTTGAAACCCTAAGGCATCTCTCGTTGGAGGCAGTAGTTGCGCACGGACAAGATATTAGCCACCATTTACGACAAGCG TGGGAAAAGTGGCTGCTGGAGTGGCATAGAGAAGGCGATAGGCACGAAGGAGAGGCGGAGTTGCTTGCGCATACGATAAATCTCACCTCTGGCCGCTCGGTTTGGGAGGAGATTTTGTCCCATCCTCAGTACAAGAGACTGTCCAGCCTCATTAACAGAGTATACTGCAAACTTTGTTCCTACCAAAAACACAAG GTACAAGAAATTAATGGCAGCCACAGTACTTCATTATATGCTAACATGAGCATGATCACAACCCCCGAAATAGAATCTGACATGCAAGAACTCGTGCAATTGGTGCTGCAGAACTCAGCGGATGATATTGATTCTGATATCAAGCAAACATTTCTCGCTTTAGCGAAGAGTTTTTATTATGCAGCCTACT
- the LOC122315038 gene encoding ent-copalyl diphosphate synthase 1-like isoform X2 → MHPLAGISWELASVRLLPSPFKCIHFRYLPLHSKTEAYSIMSSHSNLYLLLSPAVIPACCIIPPPRSSLSFEACVWSFGAKDKRVNFDSPLRCSAISKPRIQDVFRNGLPVIKWPEIVEDDIERETDLELKVSTSNHIQKRVDSIKSMLGSMEDGEISISAYDTAWVALVQDVNGSGLPQFPSSLQWIANNQLPDGSWGDSEIFFAYDRIINTLACVVALKSWNILPEKCEKGISFLKEKICKLEYENDEHMPIGFEVAFPSLLEIARSLDIEVPFDSPALQDIYAKRNIKLTRIPREIMHKVPTTLLHSLEGMPGLDWEKLLKLQSQDGSFLFSPSSTAFALMQTKDKNCLRYLKKAVQRFNGGVPNVYPVDLFEHIWAVDRLQRLGISSYFKPEIKECVNYVYRYWTDKGICWARNSEVYDIDDTAMGFRLLRLHGHQVSANVFQHFEKGGEFFCFSGQSTQAVTGMFNLYRASQVLFPGEKILENAKQFSSNFLREKQAANELFDKWIIMKDLPSEVGYALQIPWYASLPRVETRFYIEQYGGEDDVWIGKTLYRMPYVNNKTYVELAKLDYNDCQALHRLEWDIIQKWYSECNLGDFGVSRRTTLFVYFLAAASIFEPERSKERLAWAKTTALVEAIACHFREKEMRTAFLHEFRNHSHPRDYMIMGIRSRSNIITKKITAGQALVGILLETLRHLSLEAVVAHGQDISHHLRQAWEKWLLEWHREGDRHEGEAELLAHTINLTSGRSVWEEILSHPQYKRLSSLINRVYCKLCSYQKHKVQEINGSHSTSLYANMSMITTPEIESDMQELVQLVLQNSADDIDSDIKQTFLALAKSFYYAAYCDHGTINIHIAKVLFERVV, encoded by the exons ATGCACCCATTAGCGGGAATATCTTGGGAACTCGCTTCTGTCCGCTTGCTTCCCTCTCCTTTTAAATGCATCCACTTCCGATACCTTCCTCTCCACAGCAAAACAGAAGCATATAGCATCATGTCCTCGCACTCGAACCTTTATCTCCTCCTCTCTCCGGCAGTAATTCCGGCCTGCTGCATCATCCCACCTCCAAGATCTTCCTTATCCTTCGAGGCCT GTGTCTGGTCATTCGGGGCTAAAGACAAACGAGTTAACTTTGATTCTCCCTTGAGATGCAGCGCAATATCCAAGCCTCGGATTCAAG ACGTGTTTCGAAATGGTCTGCCAGTCATAAAGTGGCCAGAGATTGTGGAGGATGACATAGAGAGGGAAACTGATCTTGAG TTAAAGGTTTCTACATCAAATCATATACAGAAACGTGTGGATTCCATCAAGTCGATGTTGGGCTCCATGGAAGATGGAGAAATCAGCATTTCGGCTTATGACACAGCCTGGGTTGCTCTAGTACAAGATGTTAATGGAAGTGGTCTTCCTCAGTTCCCATCTAGCCTTCAGTGGATTGCCAACAATCAGCTTCCAGATGGGTCATGGGGAGATAGTGAGATTTTCTTTGCTTATGATCGGATAATCAACACGTTAGCCTGCGTTGTTGCTTTAAAATCATGGAATATTCTTCCTGAAAAGTGCGAGAAAG gaatttcatttttaaaagaaaaaatatgtaagCTTGAATATGAGAATGATGAGCACATGCCCATTGGATTTGAAGTTGCTTTCCCTTCACTTCTGGAGATTGCTCGAAGTTTAGACATTGAAGTACCTTTTGATTCTCCAGCCTTGCAAGATATCTATGCAAAGAGAAACATAAAGCTCACAAG GATACCAAGGGAAATCATGCACAAAGTGCCCACAACTCTACTCCATAGCTTGGAAGGAATGCCAGGCCTGGACTGGGAAAAGCTTCTTAAACTGCAGTCCCAAGATGGGTCGTTCTTGTTCTCTCCATCCTCCACTGCCTTTGCACTCATGCAGACCAAGGACAAaaattgtttgagatatttaaaaaaagcaGTCCAGAGGTTTAATGGGGGAG TCCCCAATGTGTATCCAGTGGACTTGTTTGAGCACATCTGGGCCGTGGATCGGTTGCAGCGCCTCGGAATTTCGTCATATTTTAAGCCAGAGATTAAGGAATGTGTTAATTATGTTTACAg ATATTGGACCGACAAAGGCATTTGCTGGGCGAGAAATTCAGAGGTTTATGACATTGACGACACTGCCATGGGATTCAGGTTACTCAGATTGCATGGCCACCAAGTTTCCGCTA ATGTGTTTCAGCATTTTGAGAAAGGTGGCGAGTTCTTCTGCTTTTCCGGGCAGTCTACACAGGCCGTGACCGGAATGTTTAACCTGTACAGGGCTTCTCAAGTGCTATTTCCGGGAGAGAAGATCCTCGAGAATGCAAAGCAATTCTCATCCAACTTCTTGCGAGAAAAACAAGCTGCAAACGAGCTCTTCGACAAATGGATCATAATGAAGGACTTACCTAGCGAG GTAGGGTACGCACTGCAAATCCCTTGGTATGCAAGCTTACCTCGCGTGGAGACCAGATTTTACATTGAACAGTATGGTGGCGAAGATGATGTTTGGATCGGCAAGACCCTTtacag GATGCCGTATGTGAACAATAAAACCTATGTGGAGCTCGCAAAACTAGACTACAACGATTGCCAAGCCTTGCATCGACTGGAATGGGATATTATTCAGAA GTGGTACTCAGAATGTAATCTTGGAGACTTTGGAGTAAGCAGAAGAACaactctctttgtttattttctggCAGCAGCCAGTATTTTCGAACCGGAAAGGTCGAAAGAACGGCTTGCATGGGCTAAAACCACAGCCTTGGTGGAGGCAATCGCATGTCATTTTCGTGAGAAAGAAATGCGGACAGCCTTCCTGCATGAATTCAGAAACCACTCTCATCCTCGAGACTACATGATAATGGGAATTAG ATCAAGGTCCAATATTATTACAAAGAAGATCACTGCAGGGCAGGCACTCGTCGGGATATTGCTTGAAACCCTAAGGCATCTCTCGTTGGAGGCAGTAGTTGCGCACGGACAAGATATTAGCCACCATTTACGACAAGCG TGGGAAAAGTGGCTGCTGGAGTGGCATAGAGAAGGCGATAGGCACGAAGGAGAGGCGGAGTTGCTTGCGCATACGATAAATCTCACCTCTGGCCGCTCGGTTTGGGAGGAGATTTTGTCCCATCCTCAGTACAAGAGACTGTCCAGCCTCATTAACAGAGTATACTGCAAACTTTGTTCCTACCAAAAACACAAG GTACAAGAAATTAATGGCAGCCACAGTACTTCATTATATGCTAACATGAGCATGATCACAACCCCCGAAATAGAATCTGACATGCAAGAACTCGTGCAATTGGTGCTGCAGAACTCAGCGGATGATATTGATTCTGATATCAAGCAAACATTTCTCGCTTTAGCGAAGAGTTTTTATTATGCAGCCTACT